A window from Deltaproteobacteria bacterium encodes these proteins:
- a CDS encoding response regulator — MISKQSANILLASDDKHLATLSSDALTTAGHKVSAVYDTDSAIITLNAISHVVKAVILDLDMPGGYDVLEWLGTNNRDERLKTVCLAAKRTNAAISAVVSATGADNVLTKDMSSEKFVSEFNTAVFGNNTGLDRNRRMFGKLKTGFRVGQYFYDGMFLNISRKGAFLRSNIPLEPNAVLKLRFKLDAYESRSIEPVAVVRWTTPNQPEQRFKGRGGNLFAGAGIEFISLPPAEERNITEFVGVYAA; from the coding sequence ATGATATCCAAGCAGTCGGCCAACATACTTCTCGCAAGTGATGATAAGCATCTTGCTACACTTTCCTCCGATGCCCTTACTACAGCAGGGCATAAGGTAAGCGCCGTATATGATACGGATTCCGCTATCATTACGCTCAACGCCATATCGCATGTCGTAAAGGCCGTTATCCTCGACCTCGATATGCCCGGAGGCTACGATGTCCTCGAGTGGCTCGGTACGAATAACAGGGATGAGCGCCTAAAGACGGTATGCCTTGCGGCAAAGAGGACGAACGCAGCCATATCGGCAGTTGTCAGCGCAACGGGCGCAGACAACGTGCTTACAAAGGATATGTCTTCGGAGAAGTTCGTTTCCGAGTTCAACACGGCTGTTTTTGGCAACAATACAGGCCTGGACAGGAATAGAAGAATGTTCGGGAAATTAAAGACAGGCTTCAGGGTAGGACAGTACTTCTATGACGGCATGTTCCTAAATATCAGCAGGAAAGGGGCCTTTCTTAGAAGCAATATCCCGCTTGAGCCCAATGCCGTATTGAAGCTGAGGTTCAAGCTCGACGCTTATGAGAGCCGCTCTATTGAGCCGGTTGCCGTGGTGCGCTGGACAACCCCGAACCAGCCCGAGCAGCGTTTTAAGGGGCGCGGCGGCAACCTGTTTGCCGGCGCCGGTATAGAGTTCATCTCGCTTCCTCCTGCAGAGGAGAGAAACATCACCGAGTTTGTCGGCGTCTACGCCGCGTAA
- the ftsZ gene encoding cell division protein FtsZ, producing the protein MGFDLADSFNRSASIKVIGVGGCGGNALDTMITYGMDGVTFVAANTDSQALNASLADIKVQLGANLTKGLGAGANPEVGRGAALESKELLMDVCRGADMVFITAGMGGGTGTGAAPIVAEAAKECGALVVAVVTKPFAFEGGKKAKQADDGLKRLKDAVDTVITIPNQRLLSVAMRNTSLKEAFKKADEVLLQAVKGISDVITVPGLVNVDFADVRTIMSVTGQALMGSGVANGDSRGVDAAKQAISSPLLEEVSIKGAKGVLINVTGSSNLTLTDMNEASSLIHEEAHPDANIIIGAVIDETMGDNVRVTVIATGFGAVETGKKAAPASVNTRALGNLEVPAILRREMRAAANGAPVEITRNDVERAVKFGGVYTSDEDVYDTPAFLRKQAD; encoded by the coding sequence ATGGGTTTCGATCTGGCGGACAGTTTCAACAGAAGCGCGAGCATAAAGGTAATAGGGGTTGGCGGGTGCGGTGGTAACGCGCTCGATACGATGATAACCTACGGCATGGACGGTGTTACGTTCGTAGCAGCCAACACCGACAGCCAGGCTCTAAACGCCTCGCTCGCCGATATCAAGGTGCAGCTTGGCGCAAATCTCACGAAGGGCCTCGGAGCGGGCGCAAACCCGGAGGTCGGACGGGGCGCGGCTCTTGAAAGTAAGGAGCTTTTGATGGACGTGTGCCGAGGCGCGGATATGGTATTTATAACCGCGGGCATGGGCGGCGGAACAGGCACCGGAGCAGCGCCAATCGTCGCCGAGGCTGCAAAGGAGTGCGGCGCCCTGGTTGTTGCGGTTGTAACAAAGCCCTTTGCCTTCGAGGGCGGGAAAAAGGCGAAGCAGGCAGACGACGGGCTAAAGAGGTTAAAGGACGCTGTCGATACGGTCATCACCATACCGAACCAGAGGCTTCTCTCGGTTGCAATGAGGAACACCTCTCTAAAGGAGGCCTTCAAGAAGGCAGACGAAGTGCTTCTCCAGGCGGTAAAGGGCATTTCGGACGTAATCACGGTTCCGGGGCTTGTGAACGTGGACTTTGCCGACGTAAGGACCATCATGTCGGTCACCGGGCAGGCGCTTATGGGAAGCGGTGTTGCAAACGGAGACAGCCGAGGTGTTGATGCGGCAAAGCAGGCCATCTCGAGCCCGCTTCTTGAAGAGGTCTCCATAAAGGGCGCAAAGGGCGTGCTTATAAACGTCACAGGTTCTTCGAACCTTACGCTTACCGATATGAACGAGGCTTCGAGCCTTATTCACGAGGAGGCTCATCCGGACGCCAACATCATCATCGGCGCAGTAATAGACGAGACCATGGGCGACAACGTGCGTGTCACCGTCATTGCTACAGGGTTTGGCGCTGTTGAGACCGGTAAAAAGGCCGCTCCGGCAAGTGTTAACACGCGCGCCCTTGGCAACCTCGAAGTCCCGGCGATTTTAAGGCGGGAGATGAGGGCTGCGGCAAACGGCGCTCCGGTCGAGATAACACGTAACGACGTCGAGAGGGCGGTAAAGTTCGGCGGCGTGTACACAAGCGATGAGGATGTATACGATACCCCGGCCTTCCTTAGAAAGCAGGCGGATTGA
- the ftsA gene encoding cell division protein FtsA, translating to MAKRDNLIVGLDIGTTKICAVVGESTPDGVEIIGIGTHPSKGLRKGVVVNIESTVEATKKAIEEAELMAGCQINTVYAGISGSHIRAFNSHGVIAVKNGEIDKADVDRVIEAAQAIAIPPDREVIHIIPQEYIIDEQGGIQEPIGMSGIRLEVKVHIVTAAVTSAQNIIKCANKAGLDVADIALQQIASSEAVLTQDERDLGVALIDIGGGTTDIAIFHGGHIKYTTVISLGGNQVTGDIAVGLRTPTADAEKIKKKYGHALAAATSDTDTFEVVSVGGQKPRTATKRLLAEIIEPRMEEIFDLAKREIVKAGYDGLIPSGVVITGGTSAIEGAPELAEQVFGLPVRRGIPGNLLGLASQVENPMYSTAVGLVRYGIKHSAVMQFKRGGGKSFNKIMSRMQGWMKDFF from the coding sequence ATGGCAAAACGCGACAATCTCATAGTGGGGCTCGACATAGGCACTACGAAGATATGCGCCGTTGTCGGCGAGAGCACCCCCGATGGCGTGGAAATAATAGGCATAGGCACTCACCCTTCGAAGGGGCTTAGAAAGGGCGTGGTCGTGAATATCGAGAGCACTGTCGAGGCCACGAAAAAGGCCATCGAGGAGGCCGAGCTCATGGCCGGGTGCCAGATAAACACCGTGTACGCGGGTATATCGGGGTCGCACATAAGGGCCTTTAACAGTCACGGCGTCATAGCGGTTAAGAACGGCGAGATAGACAAGGCCGATGTCGACAGGGTCATTGAGGCTGCGCAGGCAATCGCCATACCGCCCGATAGAGAGGTCATACACATAATCCCTCAGGAGTACATCATAGACGAACAGGGCGGCATACAGGAACCAATCGGCATGAGCGGGATAAGGCTCGAGGTCAAGGTGCATATAGTCACGGCAGCGGTTACATCGGCGCAAAACATCATAAAGTGCGCCAATAAGGCAGGGCTCGATGTCGCAGACATCGCGCTCCAGCAGATAGCGTCGAGCGAGGCCGTGCTTACTCAGGACGAAAGGGACTTGGGGGTAGCGCTAATAGACATAGGCGGCGGCACAACCGACATAGCCATATTCCACGGCGGGCACATAAAGTACACGACGGTAATATCGCTTGGCGGCAACCAGGTCACCGGAGACATAGCCGTCGGGCTAAGGACCCCGACAGCGGACGCCGAGAAAATCAAGAAAAAGTACGGCCACGCGCTCGCCGCAGCCACAAGCGATACAGATACCTTCGAGGTCGTAAGTGTGGGAGGTCAAAAGCCGAGGACAGCCACAAAGCGGCTTCTTGCCGAGATAATAGAGCCGAGGATGGAGGAGATATTCGACCTTGCAAAACGGGAAATCGTGAAGGCAGGGTACGACGGCCTCATTCCTTCCGGCGTTGTCATAACCGGCGGCACCTCGGCCATAGAAGGCGCCCCGGAGCTTGCAGAGCAGGTATTTGGGCTTCCTGTAAGGCGCGGTATCCCGGGTAACCTCCTTGGGCTTGCCTCCCAGGTCGAGAACCCTATGTACTCAACAGCGGTCGGGCTTGTAAGGTACGGCATCAAGCACTCGGCGGTCATGCAGTTTAAGAGGGGCGGCGGCAAATCGTTTAACAAGATAATGTCGAGGATGCAGGGCTGGATGAAGGACTTTTTTTAG
- a CDS encoding FtsQ-type POTRA domain-containing protein, which yields MFVYNKKKFKRNVRLSDTAPERRKRIAGRGVKFLIVVVVGVIAAVFGYNVRAELLSTPVLAVDKVTLIGAKRVKDGEVVELGGLYAGQNILTINVDGVEAAIASHSYVESANVRRVFPSTIEVRITEHVPALLVKAGELYVMDSSGALFKKYANDDALDLPVVTGFESRPESFAAAAPRLLELLGALAASRSIKPEMVSEIHSDPVYGFTVLVLNDAVKLEFGSDGFAEKTELLDKVIETRGKTFVGIESIDLNNKRGAVVKSAIAAA from the coding sequence ATGTTTGTATACAATAAAAAGAAGTTCAAGAGGAATGTAAGGCTTTCGGACACGGCCCCCGAGCGGCGTAAAAGGATTGCAGGGCGCGGCGTAAAGTTTCTTATTGTGGTGGTTGTTGGCGTTATCGCCGCGGTGTTTGGCTATAACGTGCGCGCGGAGCTGCTCTCGACGCCGGTGCTTGCCGTCGATAAGGTTACGCTCATAGGCGCAAAGCGGGTAAAGGATGGCGAGGTAGTGGAGCTGGGCGGCCTGTATGCCGGGCAAAACATACTTACTATTAATGTCGACGGCGTTGAGGCTGCCATAGCCTCTCACTCGTATGTCGAGAGCGCGAATGTAAGGCGCGTTTTCCCGTCGACCATAGAGGTGAGGATAACGGAGCATGTCCCGGCGCTCCTTGTGAAGGCAGGAGAGCTTTACGTGATGGACTCAAGCGGCGCGCTTTTCAAGAAATACGCTAACGACGACGCCCTCGATTTGCCGGTCGTTACGGGGTTCGAGTCGAGGCCCGAGTCTTTTGCAGCGGCCGCGCCGAGGCTACTTGAGCTTCTGGGCGCCCTTGCCGCATCAAGAAGCATAAAGCCGGAAATGGTCTCCGAGATACACTCGGACCCGGTCTACGGCTTTACGGTGCTCGTTCTTAACGATGCAGTGAAACTGGAGTTCGGAAGCGACGGGTTTGCGGAAAAAACAGAGTTGCTCGATAAGGTTATAGAGACAAGGGGAAAGACGTTTGTGGGCATAGAGTCAATTGACTTGAATAACAAGCGCGGCGCTGTCGTTAAGAGCGCGATAGCCGCCGCATAA
- a CDS encoding D-alanine--D-alanine ligase translates to MPLAGKNMAALRRKFKAKKIGVLMGGVSEEREISLRSGTSVLGALKERGYRAVAIDTEKDAIARIRKAAIDVAFIALHGRYGEDGMMQGTLEMMGIPYTGSGVMACAVGMDKAAAKVFFKDSGVPTPGSYVATGSRDKTLRLKLPVIVKPNSQGSTIGVSVVRKKSEYAAAVCFALKHGTEAIVEEFVEGREFTVAVLGSTVFPVIEIRPKAGIYDFKAKYVKGMTEFIVPAKLAGPVERKVKDAALGAYESLGCSGAARVDVMLDKKNRPYVLEVNTSPGMTSLSLFPKAAAAVGLTYPELVERMLFAASLKGK, encoded by the coding sequence ATGCCGCTTGCTGGAAAAAATATGGCCGCGCTAAGAAGAAAGTTCAAGGCAAAAAAAATAGGCGTTCTTATGGGCGGGGTGTCGGAGGAAAGAGAGATCTCTCTTAGAAGCGGCACTTCCGTGCTTGGAGCTTTAAAAGAGCGCGGTTACAGGGCCGTTGCCATAGATACTGAGAAGGACGCTATAGCTAGGATAAGGAAGGCTGCCATAGACGTTGCCTTTATCGCCCTTCACGGACGCTACGGCGAGGACGGCATGATGCAGGGCACACTCGAGATGATGGGCATACCTTATACAGGCTCGGGCGTGATGGCCTGCGCTGTAGGCATGGACAAGGCGGCTGCAAAGGTGTTCTTTAAGGACTCTGGCGTTCCAACGCCCGGGTCTTACGTGGCTACCGGCAGCAGGGATAAAACGTTGCGCTTAAAGCTTCCGGTCATTGTAAAGCCCAACTCTCAGGGCTCGACCATAGGCGTAAGTGTGGTAAGAAAAAAGAGCGAGTATGCTGCGGCAGTATGCTTTGCGCTAAAGCACGGCACAGAGGCCATTGTCGAGGAGTTTGTCGAGGGTAGAGAGTTCACTGTTGCGGTGCTTGGTTCTACCGTATTTCCGGTAATAGAGATAAGGCCAAAGGCCGGGATATACGACTTCAAGGCAAAGTACGTAAAGGGCATGACCGAGTTCATAGTGCCGGCCAAACTCGCAGGGCCGGTTGAGCGCAAGGTAAAGGACGCGGCCCTTGGGGCATACGAATCGCTTGGGTGCTCGGGGGCGGCAAGGGTAGATGTGATGCTGGATAAAAAGAACAGGCCGTATGTGCTGGAAGTAAACACGTCGCCCGGGATGACCTCGCTTAGCCTTTTTCCAAAGGCAGCTGCGGCAGTGGGGCTTACGTATCCGGAGCTTGTCGAGAGGATGCTCTTTGCGGCATCGCTAAAGGGGAAGTAA
- the murB gene encoding UDP-N-acetylmuramate dehydrogenase, with protein sequence MPEQFQLFFVQKFKGKVLFGVPMSEYTSLGIGGPVDAMAFPKDEADLKDILSFAASKKFSVFILGGGTNLLVRDKGIRGIVVNMCDGFKDVTWNEGGSVVVGAGMRLSTLSRHASERELTGLEFASGIPGTIGGAVVMNAGAYGREMKDVIEGIEIMDFKGKKKFVQAKDIDFGYRRSKLEPETIIVRAHLRLVNGDKDEIEGLMSEYKKKRETTSPIKCQNAGSVFKNPEGMSAGKLIDGAGLKGEKSGGAEISSVHANYIINTGKARAKDVLALMALIRDKVYSKNGVLLEPEIKVVGED encoded by the coding sequence ATGCCTGAACAATTTCAATTGTTCTTTGTTCAGAAGTTCAAAGGCAAGGTGCTCTTTGGCGTGCCCATGAGCGAGTATACCTCGCTTGGCATCGGCGGGCCTGTGGACGCGATGGCGTTTCCAAAGGACGAGGCCGACCTTAAAGACATATTGTCCTTTGCGGCATCGAAGAAGTTCTCGGTATTCATACTCGGCGGAGGCACGAACCTCCTTGTGAGAGACAAAGGCATACGCGGCATAGTGGTGAACATGTGCGACGGGTTTAAGGACGTTACCTGGAACGAAGGCGGCTCGGTAGTTGTAGGAGCCGGGATGCGGCTCTCGACCCTTTCGCGCCACGCCTCAGAGAGAGAGCTTACCGGGCTCGAGTTCGCAAGCGGCATCCCCGGGACAATAGGCGGGGCCGTTGTGATGAATGCAGGGGCTTATGGCCGTGAAATGAAGGACGTTATAGAAGGCATCGAGATAATGGATTTTAAGGGTAAGAAAAAATTCGTGCAGGCAAAGGACATTGATTTTGGCTACAGAAGATCGAAGCTCGAGCCCGAGACCATAATAGTCAGGGCGCATCTTAGGCTCGTAAACGGGGATAAGGACGAGATAGAAGGGCTGATGAGCGAGTATAAGAAAAAACGAGAGACAACGAGCCCCATAAAGTGCCAGAACGCGGGCTCTGTGTTCAAGAACCCGGAGGGCATGAGTGCGGGTAAATTAATCGACGGTGCAGGGCTAAAGGGAGAGAAATCAGGCGGCGCCGAGATATCCAGCGTGCACGCCAATTACATAATAAACACCGGCAAGGCAAGGGCCAAGGACGTGCTTGCACTTATGGCCCTTATAAGGGACAAGGTGTACTCGAAAAACGGCGTACTGCTCGAGCCGGAGATAAAGGTCGTTGGAGAGGATTAG
- the murC gene encoding UDP-N-acetylmuramate--L-alanine ligase — MYRGKINKIHFIGIGGSGMSGIAEVLLNMGYSVSGSDMADTAVTKRLAGLGAKVFKGHAGENVKGVDCVVYSSAVKADNPEVVEAVRAQIPVIPRAEMLAELMRLKYGIAIGGTHGKTTTTSMVATVLGHAGMDPTVVTGGKLNSIGANAKLGGGDFLVAEADESDGSFLKLSPTITVVTNIDKEHMNYYSDMESVKKAYLEFLNKVPFYGLSVVCLDHPVLQELLPGISRRHITYGLSAQAEVRAVDITQEGGKTSFTVVASGVELGRVTLKMPGAHNATNALACVCVAMELGIDTKKILEGLESFKGVERRFQVKGEVGGVTVVDDYGHHPVEIRAVLRAIKDNWKRRAIVAFQPHRHSRTEELFMEFVTAFNDADALVMTGIYAAGEEPRPGVSAEKLCKAIKDHGHRSVECVGSVADVPGVLEKIVKQGDMVITLGAGDIWKAGEKFLELLKTGKGA, encoded by the coding sequence ATGTACAGAGGGAAGATAAATAAAATTCACTTTATCGGCATTGGCGGTAGCGGCATGAGCGGCATAGCCGAGGTGCTCCTGAACATGGGCTACTCGGTCTCGGGCTCGGACATGGCCGACACGGCCGTTACAAAACGGCTTGCCGGGCTCGGGGCAAAGGTGTTCAAAGGGCATGCCGGCGAAAACGTGAAGGGTGTGGACTGTGTGGTTTATTCGTCTGCTGTAAAGGCCGACAACCCGGAGGTAGTGGAGGCCGTGAGGGCCCAGATACCGGTAATCCCGAGAGCCGAGATGCTTGCCGAGCTTATGCGTCTTAAGTACGGCATAGCAATAGGCGGCACGCACGGCAAGACGACCACTACGAGCATGGTGGCGACGGTGCTTGGCCACGCTGGCATGGACCCGACCGTTGTGACCGGAGGTAAGCTTAATTCCATTGGCGCAAACGCCAAGCTTGGCGGCGGGGATTTCCTCGTTGCCGAGGCTGATGAGAGCGATGGAAGTTTTCTAAAGCTATCGCCGACCATTACGGTCGTCACGAACATAGATAAGGAACACATGAACTATTACAGCGACATGGAGAGCGTGAAGAAGGCGTACCTCGAGTTCTTAAATAAAGTTCCGTTCTACGGCTTGAGTGTCGTGTGCCTCGACCACCCGGTATTGCAGGAGCTTTTACCAGGCATATCGAGGCGGCATATCACATACGGGCTCTCGGCGCAGGCAGAGGTCAGGGCCGTTGACATTACGCAGGAAGGCGGCAAGACGTCGTTTACGGTCGTTGCCTCGGGAGTAGAGCTTGGCAGGGTAACGCTTAAGATGCCGGGAGCGCATAATGCGACGAACGCCCTTGCGTGCGTGTGTGTGGCAATGGAGCTTGGCATAGATACGAAAAAGATACTCGAAGGGCTCGAGAGCTTTAAGGGCGTTGAGAGGCGATTTCAGGTAAAGGGCGAGGTTGGTGGCGTTACGGTCGTGGATGACTACGGCCACCATCCGGTCGAGATAAGGGCCGTTCTAAGGGCCATTAAGGACAACTGGAAAAGGCGTGCAATCGTTGCCTTTCAGCCGCACAGGCACTCGCGCACAGAGGAGCTTTTCATGGAATTCGTGACGGCCTTTAACGACGCCGATGCGCTCGTTATGACGGGTATCTACGCCGCAGGCGAGGAGCCAAGGCCCGGCGTAAGCGCCGAGAAGCTTTGCAAGGCGATAAAGGACCACGGCCATAGAAGTGTCGAGTGCGTTGGTTCTGTGGCGGATGTTCCGGGCGTTCTGGAAAAGATAGTGAAGCAGGGCGACATGGTCATAACGCTTGGCGCCGGTGACATATGGAAGGCAGGGGAGAAGTTCCTGGAGCTTTTGAAAACAGGAAAGGGCGCGTAG
- the murG gene encoding undecaprenyldiphospho-muramoylpentapeptide beta-N-acetylglucosaminyltransferase — translation MRFVIAGGGTGGHLFPAIALADEFKRRDSSSEIVFVGTDRGIEARVVPARGYRLITLKVGGLKQTRGIRKLAALFNAFTATIKSMSFLRKFKPNGVIGSGSYSSGPVVLAARLLGIKTAILEQNAYPGLTNRILGRFAGKVYIAFDEAARFFPAWRSVLAGNPVRREIALARGERKRSDRLTLFVFGGSQGATAVNAAFIDAAEHLADIWGRLDVVHQTGDAGFDLAKEAYGRKNLNVELHKFIDDMASAYSKCDLIVCRAGATSIAEITAVGIASILIPYPFAADSHQDFNAAALERNGAAIVIKQHELTGLTLANVIRRLVDNPEELRRIREAAKAMARPKAAETIADDFGKFIMGRAR, via the coding sequence ATGAGGTTCGTAATCGCAGGCGGAGGCACCGGGGGCCATCTTTTTCCGGCGATTGCGCTGGCAGATGAGTTCAAAAGGCGTGATTCTTCGAGCGAGATAGTGTTTGTAGGCACCGATAGAGGTATAGAGGCCCGTGTCGTTCCGGCCAGGGGCTACAGGCTCATTACCCTCAAGGTCGGAGGGCTTAAGCAGACAAGGGGGATAAGGAAGTTGGCCGCGCTCTTTAACGCCTTTACTGCGACGATAAAGAGCATGAGCTTTTTACGCAAGTTCAAACCCAACGGAGTTATCGGAAGCGGCAGTTATTCCTCTGGCCCTGTGGTGCTTGCGGCAAGGCTTCTTGGCATAAAGACAGCGATACTCGAGCAGAACGCGTACCCCGGGCTGACAAACAGGATACTTGGCCGGTTTGCCGGGAAGGTCTACATAGCATTCGATGAGGCAGCCAGGTTCTTTCCGGCCTGGAGAAGCGTGCTTGCCGGTAATCCCGTAAGAAGGGAAATCGCGCTTGCAAGGGGCGAGAGAAAGAGGAGCGACAGGCTTACTCTCTTTGTCTTCGGCGGAAGCCAGGGCGCTACCGCCGTGAACGCGGCCTTCATAGACGCGGCAGAGCACCTTGCCGACATCTGGGGCAGGCTGGATGTCGTGCACCAGACAGGGGATGCTGGGTTCGATCTTGCGAAGGAAGCGTACGGGAGAAAGAATTTGAATGTCGAGCTCCATAAGTTCATAGACGACATGGCCTCGGCATACTCTAAATGCGATTTGATAGTATGCCGCGCAGGCGCTACGAGCATAGCCGAAATCACAGCCGTTGGCATTGCGTCGATACTTATACCGTATCCTTTTGCAGCAGATTCGCACCAGGACTTTAATGCCGCAGCGCTTGAGCGAAACGGCGCGGCCATTGTCATAAAGCAGCACGAGCTTACGGGGCTGACACTTGCAAATGTAATAAGAAGGCTCGTCGACAACCCGGAAGAGCTTAGAAGGATAAGAGAGGCTGCTAAGGCAATGGCAAGACCAAAGGCAGCGGAAACCATAGCCGACGACTTCGGGAAGTTTATCATGGGAAGGGCAAGGTAA
- the ftsW gene encoding putative lipid II flippase FtsW — MISERDSDRILIVSVLLLVSVGVVMVLSTSYVVALKRVGDEYYYVKKHLVFVFMGLSLFVAGSRIPYHIYRKLAYPLLIVAAICLALVLIPGIGHKVGGARRWLGVAGFTFQPSELAKFATVVFLAYSLEAKKDYIQKFSTGFLPNIIIPGALLGLIVIEPDLGTTVTIAMIVGIMCFVGGVRLSHMALIGAAGACAALFVISKFAYMKTRILVFLDPWKYPDGAGFQTIQSFLAFGSGGISGVGLGDGKQKLFYLPEAHTDYIFSVIGEETGLLGVMFVVVLYAAILVSGLKIAAKTRDAFGSYLALGITLMLVLQAAINMAVVMGALPPKGLPLPFISYGGTSLLMSLFAAGVLLNVCIRGNEA; from the coding sequence GTGATAAGCGAGAGGGATTCGGACAGGATTCTCATAGTATCGGTTCTTTTGCTCGTGAGTGTGGGCGTTGTCATGGTGCTCTCGACGAGCTATGTCGTCGCGCTAAAGCGCGTTGGCGATGAGTACTATTACGTAAAAAAGCATCTCGTATTCGTGTTCATGGGGCTCTCGCTCTTTGTGGCGGGCTCAAGGATACCGTATCACATATACAGAAAGCTTGCGTATCCGCTTCTTATAGTTGCGGCAATATGTCTGGCCCTGGTGCTTATTCCTGGCATAGGGCACAAGGTCGGAGGGGCAAGGCGCTGGCTTGGTGTTGCGGGGTTCACGTTCCAGCCCTCAGAGCTTGCGAAGTTCGCAACGGTTGTGTTCCTTGCGTACTCGCTCGAGGCGAAGAAAGATTATATTCAGAAATTTTCAACAGGGTTTTTGCCAAACATCATTATCCCGGGCGCGCTGCTTGGGCTCATAGTAATCGAGCCCGATCTTGGCACCACGGTTACGATAGCCATGATAGTGGGCATCATGTGTTTCGTTGGAGGCGTGAGGCTTTCCCATATGGCTTTAATCGGCGCGGCAGGCGCATGCGCGGCATTGTTCGTGATAAGCAAGTTTGCGTACATGAAAACGCGCATCCTTGTGTTCCTTGACCCATGGAAGTACCCGGACGGCGCAGGGTTCCAGACCATACAGTCGTTTCTGGCCTTCGGCTCCGGCGGGATATCGGGGGTCGGGCTTGGCGACGGCAAACAGAAATTATTCTATCTGCCCGAGGCACATACGGACTATATATTTTCGGTAATAGGCGAGGAGACAGGGCTTTTAGGCGTGATGTTCGTCGTGGTGCTTTACGCAGCGATACTTGTAAGCGGCTTAAAAATTGCGGCAAAGACGCGCGACGCCTTCGGCTCGTACCTCGCACTCGGTATAACCTTGATGCTGGTACTCCAGGCCGCCATCAACATGGCAGTTGTCATGGGCGCGCTTCCGCCAAAGGGGCTGCCGCTGCCGTTTATAAGCTACGGTGGCACGTCCCTTCTGATGAGCCTTTTTGCAGCGGGCGTGCTCTTAAACGTATGTATCAGGGGGAATGAGGCATGA
- the murD gene encoding UDP-N-acetylmuramoyl-L-alanine--D-glutamate ligase — MDGVFKKKLQYLIGKRAFVVGLGVTGSSVAAFLAENGMKVSAADDKPREKLKAVDELERLGVKVETGGIPKKCFEDAEFIVVSPGVDARGGAYEEARRRGVEVVSDIELASRMIEEPVVAITGTNGKSTVTTLVSLALEKSGKKVFTGGNIGNPVMKYFERPEGGYDACVLEISSFHLENVKEFRPRVAVMLNITEDHLDRYSGFDEYARVKFEVFKKQGPSDFAVVNAGDAVSVRMLRETKMGAEVVRYSVKEELKEGVFLKGAEIVFRRGGVEEKYPTAGIKLAGLHNIENIMAVIAASRVSGARKEAVMEAIYQFGGLPHRMEFVRELNGVKYYNDSKGTNVGSLYSALSGFAANGTPRLIVIAGGKDKGGDYGVLKETIKGRVKLMVVIGEAKEKIIDALGRSTDMIRADGIEEAVIIAFANAKRGDTVLLCPACSSFDMFKNYEERGMIFRRLVEEL; from the coding sequence TCTCGGCTGCAGATGATAAGCCAAGGGAAAAGCTAAAGGCCGTAGACGAGCTCGAAAGGCTTGGCGTAAAGGTAGAGACAGGCGGCATACCGAAAAAGTGTTTTGAGGATGCCGAGTTCATAGTGGTAAGCCCCGGGGTGGACGCAAGGGGCGGCGCCTACGAAGAGGCAAGAAGGCGCGGCGTTGAGGTGGTAAGCGACATAGAGCTTGCCTCGAGGATGATAGAGGAGCCGGTTGTGGCAATCACCGGCACGAACGGCAAGTCCACAGTAACGACACTTGTTTCCCTGGCGCTTGAGAAGAGCGGGAAAAAGGTTTTTACAGGCGGCAACATCGGCAACCCTGTGATGAAGTACTTTGAGAGGCCGGAGGGAGGCTACGATGCCTGCGTACTCGAGATAAGCAGCTTTCACCTGGAGAACGTAAAGGAATTCAGGCCGCGCGTTGCAGTGATGTTGAATATTACCGAGGACCATCTTGACAGGTACTCGGGCTTCGATGAGTATGCAAGGGTAAAGTTCGAGGTATTTAAGAAACAGGGTCCTTCGGATTTTGCGGTGGTGAATGCCGGCGACGCAGTCAGCGTAAGGATGCTAAGAGAGACGAAGATGGGGGCCGAGGTCGTAAGGTACTCGGTCAAGGAAGAGCTTAAGGAAGGCGTTTTTTTGAAGGGCGCGGAGATAGTGTTTAGACGGGGCGGAGTCGAGGAGAAGTACCCGACGGCGGGGATAAAACTGGCAGGTCTTCATAACATCGAAAACATCATGGCCGTTATCGCGGCATCTCGCGTAAGCGGCGCACGAAAGGAGGCAGTGATGGAAGCGATATACCAGTTCGGGGGTTTGCCGCACAGAATGGAGTTCGTAAGGGAGCTTAACGGGGTTAAGTACTATAACGACTCGAAGGGCACGAATGTGGGTTCTTTATACAGCGCCCTTAGCGGCTTTGCGGCAAACGGCACGCCGCGTCTTATCGTCATAGCAGGAGGCAAGGATAAGGGCGGCGATTACGGCGTTCTTAAAGAGACCATAAAAGGCCGCGTAAAGCTCATGGTCGTAATCGGAGAGGCAAAGGAAAAGATAATAGATGCGCTTGGACGCTCAACCGACATGATACGCGCAGACGGGATCGAAGAGGCCGTGATCATAGCCTTTGCCAACGCGAAGCGCGGCGATACGGTGCTCCTTTGCCCGGCGTGCTCGAGCTTCGACATGTTCAAGAACTACGAAGAACGCGGCATGATTTTCAGGAGGCTCGTTGAGGAGCTTTAG